One region of Centropristis striata isolate RG_2023a ecotype Rhode Island chromosome 3, C.striata_1.0, whole genome shotgun sequence genomic DNA includes:
- the ube2j2 gene encoding ubiquitin-conjugating enzyme E2 J2: MNNNGNKRAPTTATQRLKQDYLRIKKDPVPYICAEPLPSNILEWHYVVRGPEKTPYEGGYYHGKLIFPREFPFKPPSIYMITPNGRFKCNTRLCLSITDFHPDTWNPAWSVSTILTGLLSFMVEKGPTLGSIETSDYTKRQLSAQSLAFNLKDKVFCELFPDVVDEMKQKQKAQEELSARTQPLPLPDVVPDGDPQHAHYGLPALNGGPVPLGGANPAPGLQQANRNHGLLGGALANLFVIVGFAAFAYTVKYVLRSIAQE; this comes from the exons ATGAACAACAACGGGAATAAGAGAGCTCCAACCACAGCCACTCAGCGACTTAAGCAGGATTACCTCAGGATAAAGAAAGACCCTGTGCCTTACATCTGTGCAGAACCTCTCCCCTCCAACATCCTAGAATG GCACTATGTCGTCAGAGGTCCTGAGAAAACTCCATATGAAG GGGGATATTATCACGGAAAACTCATATTTCCTCGAGAATTCCCTTTTAAACCTCCAAGTATCTACATGATAACACCAAATGGGAGATTTAAGTGTAATACAAG GTTATGTTTGTCAATCACAGACTTCCATCCAGACACGTGGAACCCAGCGTGGTCCGTCTCCACCATCCTCACAGGTCTGCTCAGCTTCATGGTGGAGAAAGGCCCCACTCTTGGCAGCATTGAGACCTCTGACTACACA aAAAGACAGCTGTCAGCCCAAAGCCTGGCCTTCAACCTCAAGGATAAAGTGTTCTGTGAGCTGTTTCCTGATGTAGTCGAT GAGATGAAGCAGAAACAGAAAGCCCAGGAAGAATTAAGCGCGCGCACTCAGCCCCTCCCCTTACCCGATGTGGTGCCTGACGGTGACCCTCAGCACGCCCACTACGGCCTCCCTGCCCTCAACGGAGGGCCCGTCCCCCTTGGGGGCGCCAACCCCGCCCCCGGCCTGCAGCAGGCCAATCGCAACCATGGACTTCTAGGTGGGGCTTTAGCCAACCTGTTTGTGATTGTAGGCTTTGCGGCGTTCGCCTACACAGTCAAGTACGTGCTGAGGAGCATAGCCCAGGAGTGA
- the LOC131968971 gene encoding RING finger protein 208-like: MFINEELECCVCCYEYSRSDRVPRVLHCGHTFCAPCLEKLCKQEGFIRSVSCPMCRWVTCTRASLTLSGSLWVNTEIWDQIVEEEQARNRQIREDINDTKSKLIQSTLPVSRHSGLTSVLQKVFSCVLHEQ; encoded by the exons ATGTTTATCAACGAAGAGCTCGAGTGCTGTGTGTGCTGCTACGAGTACTCCCGTAGCGACCGGGTCCCGCGGGTCCTGCACTGCGGACACACCTTCTGCGCCCCCTGCCTGGAGAAACTGTGCAAGCAGGAAGGGTTCATCCGCAGCGTGTCTTGCCCCATGTGCCGCTGGGTCACCTGCACCCGAGCCAGCCTCACCTTATCCGGATCCCTGTGGGTCAACACGGAGATCTGGGACCAGAttgtggaggaggagcaggcgaGAAACCGACAAATCCGGGAGGATATAAACGACACAAAGAGCAAACTCATCCAGTCAACACT TCCTGTTTCAAGGCACTCTGGTTTGACTTCCGTTCTCCAAAAAGTATTCAGCTGTGTTCTGCATGAACAGTGA